From Oreochromis aureus strain Israel breed Guangdong linkage group 4, ZZ_aureus, whole genome shotgun sequence, a single genomic window includes:
- the vasnb gene encoding vasorin b, with protein MGLSMKRVSTMKIFHIPVIPFVFLLILPDGIFSSECPVGCSCSSGSIFCFQRRSSTMPKGVDPFTKSLYLFSNGIEGLTAEDFKGLQNLEMLDLSQNKLTYLPNRVFEPLTSLRNLDLSSNQITHISEECFHGMKLLERLYLYSNHIKTIHPAAFNGLEHLIELKLQGNQLTSLPTLSMSHLLLLDLRFNTLPTLGPSDLQTPNLESLKLGGVGLTSLNEELITGLKNLHELDISENKLESFPSVLKETPGLIHLSLAGNPMGPVKVQDLQNLGELQELDISSLSLQGLPEEFSQLFPHLRKLTLAQNPFNCLCNLAWFPRWLRAQSITLEKTEETRCHFPPINAGKVLERLDHRDFGCPTTTTVTTSTVKTTTTQPALVTTFPTTTKVIAAPRASDNPTEKEGDSADPPVPASPSSSINPDEENFCPSHNCLNGGTCHLDQRGQVVCTCPPGTSGMYCEIQNHHPPSPPVAEPHIPTVTADTLDISLREITGTSVLLGFHRYTEKQPNIHGIRLTYRNLSGPDRRPIQFSIPPNFVEYTLTDLNPNSTYMVCANPLQSPSGIDSVCTEVRTAPRILRGTIPLVEDPKLTKMLAPAIVIVLLLVLIAVAVGVVCCLRRKRTKGNLDLDCDPSQLELDGVKAGLDNGPLPQKQLQLMIPEPAVQSGNQEYEVLLLQDHCMSNNNISLHKPSCF; from the coding sequence GCTGAGCATGAAGAGAGTCAGCACCATGAAGATCTTTCACATTCCTGTGATCccctttgtgtttctcctcatcCTTCCTGATGGCATCTTTTCTAGCGAATGCCCAGTAGGTTGCAGCTGTTCTTCAGGATCCATTTTTTGTTTCCAAAGACGTTCCTCTACCATGCCAAAGGGAGTGGACCCGTTCACAAAAAGCCTCTATCTGTTTTCCAATGGGATTGAGGGCTTGACAGCTGAGGACTTTAAAGGACTACAGAACCTGGAGATGCTGGATCTCAGTCAAAATAAACTAACCTATCTTCCCAATCGGGTGTTTGAACCTCTGACTTCTTTGCGAAACCTGGACTTGTCATCCAACCAGATCACTCACATTTCAGAGGAATGCTTCCACGGTATGAAACTGCTTGAgcgtctttatttatatagtaatCACATCAAGACTATCCACCCTGCAGCCTTTAATGGCTTGGAGCACCTGATTGAACTGAAACTGCAGGGGAACCAGTTGACATCCCTTCCAACCCTCTCAATGTCTCATCTGCTGTTGCTGGACCTTCGCTTTAATACTTTACCCACTTTGGGTCCTTCAGACCTTCAGACCCCAAACCTCGAGTCACTCAAATTGGGAGGTGTGGGGCTTACCAGTCTGAATGAGGAGCTCATAACTGGTCTGAAGAATCTCCATGAATTGGACATCTCAGAAAACAAACTCGAGTCTTTTCCCTCAGTGCTTAAAGAGACCCCAGGGCTGATTCACCTTAGCCTGGCTGGAAACCCAATGGGTCCTGTTAAGGTTCAGGACCTGCAGAACCTTGGGGAGCTGCAGGAGTTGGACATAAGCAGCCTCAGTCTGCAGGGCCTCCCTGAAGAGTTCTCCCAGCTATTCCCCCACCTCAGAAAGCTCACACTTGCACAAAATCCCTTCAACTGCCTCTGCAACTTAGCATGGTTCCCGAGATGGCTCAGAGCCCAGAGCATCACCCTGGAGAAAACAGAGGAGACCCGCTGCCATTTCCCACCTATCAATGCTGGAAAGGTATTAGAAAGACTGGATCATAGAGATTTTGGCTGTCCTACCACAACCACTGTCACCACTAGTACTGTAAAAACAACTACCACCCAGCCTGCTCTAGTCACTACCTTCCCAACAACTACTAAGGTAATTGCCGCTCCTCGGGCCAGTGACAACCCCACTGAAAAAGAAGGTGATTCTGCGGACCCCCCTGTTCCTGCATCCCCCAGTAGCAGCATAAACCCAGACGAGGAGAACTTCTGTCCCTCTCACAACTGTCTGAATGGGGGTACTTGTCATTTGGACCAACGTGGTCAGGTAGTGTGCACCTGTCCACCTGGTACCTCTGGCATGTACTGTGAAATCCAAAACCATCACCCACCTTCACCACCTGTTGCAGAACCCCACATACCAACTGTCACTGCAGACACGCTCGACATCAGCTTGCGCGAGATAACCGGAACTTCTGTTCTCCTGGGCTTTCATCGCTACACTGAAAAGCAGCCTAACATCCATGGAATCCGTTTAACCTACCGCAATCTCTCCGGACCAGATCGCAGACCAATTCAATTCAGTATCCCTCCAAACTTCGTGGAGTACACACTTACAGACTTGAATCCTAACTCCACCTACATGGTGTGTGCCAATCCATTACAGTCCCCCAGTGGCATAGACAGCGTCTGCACCGAGGTCCGTACAGCCCCTCGAATCCTTAGAGGCACTATTCCACTGGTTGAGGATCCAAAGCTAACCAAAATGCTGGCCCCTGCAATTGTGATTGTGCTACTTCTTGTACTGATAGCAGTAGCAGTGGGAGTGGTATGCTGTCTTCGCAGGAAGAGGACCAAGGGCAACCTAGACCTTGACTGTGATCCCTCCCAGCTAGAGCTGGATGGAGTTAAAGCTGGCTTAGACAATGGGCCCCTGCCTCAAAAGCAGTTGCAACTTATGATCCCAGAACCTGCTGTTCAGAGTGGAAATCAGGAATATGAGGTTTTACTACTACAGGATCACTGTATGTCAAATAACAACATATCTTTACATAAGCCTTCCTGCTTTTGA